From Candidatus Fermentibacter sp.:
CGCCGAGGACTACCTGCACATCTTCCTCGTCTCCAGCGGAGACGGGACCAGCGACTACATCATCGGCCTCAAGCTCGGCCTGCCCCACCTCAGGGTGCTCGGCATAACCGAGATTCCCTGGAACCAGGCGGGGATGGACTCCCTGAGGTCGGTCACCGCCGCCTGGAATCCGGTGACGGGCCAGCACAGGCTGTTCGCCGACGACGACTCGGGGAACGTCTACACGGCATCGAGCACGGACGGCCTGACCTGGAGCGTCCCGTCCCTGCTCCTGACGAACGCTTCGAGGCCTGTCGCGGAGGCCGGCCCCGGGGGCCGGTTCCATGTCGCCTACCAGGAAACCGTGATCGGCGACATCCACTGCGCCACCCTGTCCGGCACGGGCCTCACCGACGTCGTGCTCGGCGACGGAGCGCCGGAGTCCAGTCCCCGCCCGGCCGCCGAATGGACCGGAGGGCAGGCCGTCGCGGTGGCCTGGCACGACGCAGCGGGCCAGGTGGTGATGTCCATCTCCGATGACCACGGAACCACGTGGGGATCGCCCGTTCAGGCCGGCACCGGGGCATACCCCTATGTCGGGGTGGCTGCAGGCTCCTCCAGCGTGCTCATGGCCTACGTCGACTCCGGCACCGGACTGATAAGGGTCCTGTCGGCCCCCGACCTCCATTCGCTGCCGGGCCAGGAGGGTGCCGTCCGCGGAGGAGTACCGCCGTGCCAGGAATGCCCCCCGGTCGTCTGCCAGGGCTATCTGCCCTCGGACCAGGTGCTCTTCTACCTGGGGCAGGGACACGAGGATATCTGGTTCGATTCATCTCTCTACACCGGGATCTCCGGCGGGGAGACCGGCGGGATGTGTCTCGAAGTGAGCCCCAACCCCTCCTCCGGCTCGTTCAGCGCATCCTATTCGACCCCCGGGGGCGGATCTCCGGCATTCCTCAGGGTCTACGCGGCGGACGGCAGGCTGGTGGACACCGTCGTCGAGTCGGGCGATCCCGGGGGAGCGGCGTTCTTCGGGGGCGACCTGCCCTCCGGGGTCTACATCCTGAGGCTTTCGTCCGGCGCCGGATCGCTGTCCAGGAGGATGGTCCGGCTCTAGCGGGCCCGCACCTGCCTCGCCCTGACCAGCGATGCGACGGCCGATGCCGCGGGGCAGGCTCCGGGGAGGATCCTCTCCGCGAGGCCAGTCATGAATTCGATCTCGGTCCTCCTGCCCGCCTCCAGGTCCTGGAGCATGCTCGCCCGGTTGTGGGATGACTCGAGGAGGAACCCGAGCATCCCGCGGGCCTCCTCCAGCGCTTCCTCCCTCGAGGCGGCGGGCACGGCTGGAGTGATCTCCTCCAATATCCCGTAGACGAGGGGGGAGAGCCCCGCAGGGTGGAGCTCGTCGTTCCGGAGCGAGGACAGCGCGGCAACCGG
This genomic window contains:
- a CDS encoding T9SS type A sorting domain-containing protein is translated as MTPVYALLLLEQVPSPEPAWSWDVLVWDMSGPSTWLGAGHDYVEALTTPDGDLLVCAIADSYTDSLKLFSSVDGGSSWAMRRMLSSSWILEDPEMYVSTASAEDYLHIFLVSSGDGTSDYIIGLKLGLPHLRVLGITEIPWNQAGMDSLRSVTAAWNPVTGQHRLFADDDSGNVYTASSTDGLTWSVPSLLLTNASRPVAEAGPGGRFHVAYQETVIGDIHCATLSGTGLTDVVLGDGAPESSPRPAAEWTGGQAVAVAWHDAAGQVVMSISDDHGTTWGSPVQAGTGAYPYVGVAAGSSSVLMAYVDSGTGLIRVLSAPDLHSLPGQEGAVRGGVPPCQECPPVVCQGYLPSDQVLFYLGQGHEDIWFDSSLYTGISGGETGGMCLEVSPNPSSGSFSASYSTPGGGSPAFLRVYAADGRLVDTVVESGDPGGAAFFGGDLPSGVYILRLSSGAGSLSRRMVRL